In the Urocitellus parryii isolate mUroPar1 chromosome 1, mUroPar1.hap1, whole genome shotgun sequence genome, ATACACCCATTGGCTCCTGGATTATCACCATCTCTGCTAAGGATTTAGATACAGGAAATTATGGGAAAATATGGTACACATTTTTCCATGCCTCAGAAGATATTCGTAAAACCTTTGAAATCAACTCAATATCTGGGGAAGTTAATTTGAGATCACAACTGGATTTTGAAATAATACAGTCCTATTCTATAAATATTCAGGCAACAGATGGTGGAGGTCTCTCTGAAAAATGCACACTTCTAGTTAAAGTATTAGATATAAATGACAACCCACCAGAAATAACCATTTCATCAATTACAAAGACAATACCAGAGAATGCATCAGAGACCCTCGTGGCTCTTTTTAGTGTCCGAGATCAAGACTCTGGGGACAATGGAAGGATCCTTTGCTCTATTCAAGATGACCTCCCTTTTATCTTGAAACCTACCTTCAAAAACTTTTTCACTCTAGTTTCTGAAAAAGCACTGGACAGAGAGAGCAGAGCCAAGTACAATATCACCATCACGGTCACAGACTTGGGGACACCAAGGCTGAAAACTGAGTACAGCATAACCGTCCTCATCTCCGACGTCAATGACAATGCTCCTGCCTTCACACAAGTGTCCTACACCCTGGTGGTCCGCGAGAACAACCAGCCAGCCCTGCACATAGGCAGTGTCAGCGCCACAGACAGAGACTCAGGCACCAATGCCCAGATCACCTACTCGCTGCTGCCAACCCAGGACCCGCACCTGCCCCTCGCCTCGCTGGTCTCCATCAACGCAGACAATGGGCAGCTGTTCGCGCTGAGGGCGCTGGACTTTGAGGCCCTGCAGGCGTTTGAGTTCCACGTGGGCGCCACAGACCAAGGCTCGCCCGCGCTCAGCAGCCAGGCGCTGGTGCGCGTCGTGGTGATGGATGACAATGACAACCCGCCCTTCGTGCTGTACCCGATGCAGAACGCCTCTGCGCCCTGCACCGAGCTGGTACCCAGGGCGGCAGAGCAGGGCTACCTGGTCACCAAGGTGGTGGCAGTGGATGGAGACTCGGGCCAGAACGCCTGGCTGTCATATCAGCTGCTCAAGGCCACCGAGCCAGGGCTGTTTGGCGTGTGGGCGCACAATGGCGAGGTGCGCACCGCCAGGCTGCTGAGTGAGCGCGACGCGGCCAGGCACAGGCTGGTGGTGCTGGTCAAGGACAATGGCGAGCCTCCGCTGTCTGCCAGCGTCACGTTGCACGTGCTGCTGGTGGATGGCTTCTCCCAGCCCTACCTGCCGCTCCCGGAAGTGGCGCCTGAGCGCACGCAGGGGGACTCGCTCACTGTCTACTTGGTCATCGCCTTGGCCTCTGTGTCGTcgctcttcctcttctctgtgctGGTGTTCGTGTTTGTGAGGCTGTGCAGGAGGCGCAGGGCGGCGCCACTGGGTGTGTATTCGGTGCCTGAGGGCCATTTTCCTGGCCACCTGGTGGATGTCAGTGGCACCGGGACACTGTCTCAAAGCTACCAGTATGAAGTGTGTCTGATGGGAGGTAATGGGATAAGTGAGTTCAGTTTCCTGAAGCCAAATATCCCCAATCCTGAAGTACATGATATTGGCAGGAATGTGGGAGAAAAAGAGAACTTTGCGAATAGCTTTGGATTCAAtggtcaataaaaaaaaaaaaagattatttagaaattttaatcttttgttgTAGTAAGCAAACTTTAGATACTTttatttctgcaaatattttaattcctaATTTGTAATAGATTTTAGGTTGCACTCTATTTGCATGCATTATTATTTATCATGCTCTTCTGAAGGttactttaaaaaactttttagacTCTATAATGATATTAGAATATAGTCTGCTCTTTGTAAAAAATATGTGATTTCAAtcttgatactgggaattgatctcatggtcactcaaccactgagcaacatccccagccctattttgtattttatttagaaacacaatctcattgagttgcttagtgccttgtttttgctaaggctggctttgaacttgtgatcctcctgcctcagcctctcaagccactgggattacaaacacaTGCCACAATGCGTtttaatgaagttatttttaatttgttgtcaTGGTGTATACTAAGCAATAAAACACTCTTAATCATTTGGAGATGTAAACTAAAATATTGATAGCAAATGTCATGGGACTGGGAATGTACCTAAGTGGTATAGTTCCTGAGGCCTGGCACTTGATTCCCAGCTCCCACCCCCTGACAAAAGGGTAAATGTCACAATATGTGTAAATTGTTTCTGCACACCTTCAAGATACCAATAaagcaaaaaactaaaaaatgttgaatatgaGTTGAAGGTATATTGAATTAATTCTACTGGTCTCTAAAATTTTCATCATAAATGGTAAAAATATGTCTCTCTCTCCAAACTCAGTATTAGAgaacttttaaaagatatattgtTTGTCAAGAACCCATTTTAGGCTTGGCTCATGTTGTACAATTGTAATCTCAGCGactacagaggctgaggcaagaagatcacaatttcaagggcAGCTTCTACAATTTAGGGAAACAATGTCTCATAAGAATTGGGGGTATAGGTCAATGATATAGTGCCccaggttcaactcccagtaccatgGGAGATTAATTTTAGGTGAAGTGATCACATTAAATATTAATGAtgttttaagtaatttttcctttttattgttgatgaTGCTTTTGTGGAAGAGTATCTTAAAATATTCTGAACTTTCATATTGCTATCTTGTTTAAATACACCAAGTTTACTAGCTTAATATTGTGTTATTTTGTCAttactaaaacataaaatagtttGAAGTCTCACCctgaataaaataatcttaatCAGAATAATACAAGACAAAACTTCTGAAGAAATCAGAATGAAGATTTAAACTGTTAAAGATTACCTGGGTTTTCTTTCCTAATCATTATTAAGAGTAAATATACAGGCTGGGCACatatcttagtggtagagtgtttgcatagcaggtgagaggccctgggttcaattcccagcatgaaaaacaatgaaaaagtaaatatcactaATGCTGTGTGGCCTTTTCAGGTATCCACAAGAAGCAATAGATCTATATTTATGATTTATAGATGCCTCATtgtttttacaaattataatGTCTCAAACCTGTAAGTGGGCAGCTCAGTGAAGGATTATAGGTAGAAATGTTGATAACTAGAAAGTAGCATACATATAGTGCTAGTGTGCATATACATTTCTGTAACTGTGTTCATAAAATGAAGTATCATGAATTAAATGATATAGTAAAATGGAATTTCACTTGCCATTGTGAAATAGGTGAAAGCTATGATTTCCTTAAGAATCTCATTCTCCCTCTGCTTCATGAAATTTCAAttgatttttagtgtttttacAGGAATATATATTAGCTGTATAGATGTATGAAAGTTGTatgaatttcatttaatttggtatttaaacaataaaattctgaaaatgattGGGCCCTCCTAATCCCTCAGAGtcataagaattaaaactatgCTTATGAAAGCCACCTAGTAAGtccaataataaatgctgatgaaaGGAAGAAGCATTGAGgggttggagatatggctcaggggcaaagtgcttgcttagcactaAAAGAATGGAAGAAGCCCAGTGTGGTGTCACtggcctgttatcccagtgactcagaagtcAGAAGCAGGAGAACCTAAATTTAGAGACCCgtcttagcaatttagagaagccctaagcaactaagcaagaccctgtctcaaaataaaaagtaaaaatcgTTGGGAAAAGAAGGAGAATTTAAGGAATGGAATAAGAAGTTaggaaaaagtgaaatgaaaagagaagtaAGAGCAGTGTATCTTTACCCCCCACCAAtacccaattaaaaatgaatttaaaaacccAGGTATTAgtctaacaaagaagaaaaacagactttaatttaaaaatgaatggtataaatgaaataattatctgAATATTTGAAATGACAACAACCTGATAAGGATATCTGTTCtccaaaaatgtttataaattcaatgcaattttttaaaaaaatccacgaAAAATAAGTAAGGATAAATTGTTCCTAATATTGATGGGGAAAAAGTGCATTCTTCCTGCATAAAGAACgaagaatgtttaaaaagaaaatagaagaatgcCTTACTTTGTAGCTATTAGGatacatggaaaatataaaataaataaatacatttgaatgATTCAGGAACAGACTCAGAGATTACTAGATAGAATAAGATCCCTCTATATAAAAAATCTTGGTAATACTAGGGGAGGTGTCAAAATCACAAAGAAGGGGTGAGAAAATAGTTATTACTTAGCAAATGTTCTTGGGAAAACTGGATCattatataaagaaacaaaattcctaTCTCTTGTCATATGCAAATAAACTCCATATATATCCAAGAAgtgaatttgaaatattttaataggaaaactgaaataaatagaagtaaaatatCTTCATAACTTATAATTGGTTTAGATTTTTTACAAGGCtttaaagtaaaaacaataaaaatgcaaattaattaatattaccaTCTCAAAACTAAAGGATAGCACAAGCAAGCAGATGACAGGGAGGAGATATTTGCAATATTTCAACTGAGAAGGATTAATACTTAGGTTATTCAAATAAATCAGCAAAGTGCCAAAACTCAGAAGAGCCAATAGGATGTTTGAAAATAGCAAAGTGCCAAAACTCAGAAGAGCCAATAGGATGTTTTAAAGAGGACAAGTGGGAGAGGAAAtatgaaaaggaggaaaataaaatcagaaagtacTTGAAGTAATGCTTAACCTTGTTAATTCTTGAAACATGCATTAATGTAATACATGGATTTAAATCCATTATCAAGATGAAAATTTAATGATATAGTGTGTATTAATCAGAAATTACATGTAAAGACTACTTACAGAACTTCCTATTACTTTAGTGAAATTTAGCATGTACATTCCCTGATTCTACAATTCTACTTTGGGAAATATAAGCCAGAAAACTATTTTTCAGCTTTACAATATGATATATATGAGTGTGCTCATCTTTTAGAAGCAAAGAATAGGAATCCATCCATATATGTATCCATCAGAAAAGCAatccataaataaaatgtggagcATGATTCTGAAGGATCATTATGCAGTAATCAAAAACAGTGAGTTAAATGTACATAGAAGTATATAGACAAATCCcagatgtttttaaagaaaaaaaaaagaatggagggggaatatacattgttggtgagactgcaggttaaTACTACTATTTTGGAAAGTAATATGTAcatattgatgtttatagcagcacagttcacaatagccaatccTAGGTGTCCCTTaatagatgattggataaagaatatgtgtgtatgtacacaacGGCTGCAttttaatcagccataaagaagaatacaaGTATGTCATTTGTTGGCAAATGGATAGAACTCTATTACATCATGATAatagaaataagccagactcaaaaggtcaaaggtcaaatgctttcttttatgTGTGGAATCtaggaaaaaataggaattaaaagTGGGGGGTTCTTATGAAAAATAGAACAGAGAACAGTGAAGTAGAGGAAGGATAAcaatgaggaaggaggaggaatgggaaaggggaggaatagcagaatgaaattaaccGAAGtatgtcatgtgcatgtatgaatatatcacaatgaattccacttttatgtgtaactataatacaccagttaaaaatatagaaaaggactgggaatagtACAATGATACAAATATATCCATATTGTATTCAATATCTTATATTGATAGACATTTACAAGTATAGAGAAGCGCATattggaagaagagaagaaatggatATAGGAAAGAATATATAAGGGAtaataaggatatatatatatatatatatatatatatatatatatgaaaatgaatcaCGTGGGGATAAGATACATGTATTTGAGGGAAGCAGGCCTACAGAGAGAAATGGAAACTAATAACAATGTAAATAATAGAATTTGTTTCTTCCAAGAGATAGTTTAACTTGATTGCATCCTTATACAGTGGATTTTGTATTGATCAGTTGAGGTTGatcaaaaatatgtattatttctcTAGGCCTTCAAAAAATCAATTGCTCATAAAGCTAAAAGTTTACTTGTAATTTTGATATATAGTAATATCCCTAAGACTTTACCtttttgatataaggatggaatAATTTATGTAGGTCAATGTTTTCACTGAAAACAATTAGCTATTAAGACACTAATATATTATCAAATGAATGTTAATGTTAAACCCCCAGAGAGACAAAAGagcaaaaaaattactttttcccTGGGAACATTTGGAATcctggaaaattttaaaaccccATTCCCATGGTTTATATGAGAAGGAAAATCAAAGCCTAACAAAGTGAGAAGTTTATAAAAGACACTCCCATTAATAAGCATGGATCCCTAATAGCTATACCTAGAAGGTCAGAGTAAGTTGGAAGTGGGTGAGCCTTTGTGTGAAATTTTGCCTTGAACTTTGTTTTGAGCCTTAAACTTGATTTGAGACCATCAACAAGTAGTGCTCTAAGGTCTTGATAGACTCAAATACAGATCTTCTGTGAAAGAAGATTTATTCATCTTAAGCTTCAAGTTTCTAATCTTCTTAACTTGAACATAGTTAAAGACAActacaaaaacaagaaacaagacACCATGAGTGAGAGCCATCGggtaaaaaaagaacacagacatAAAGTTATAAGcactttaaatattataattatcaaATAGTCTATAATACTTGGCcattttaattgaaatgaaagTTAAATTTGAAGATGTGCAGAGATCAAGTAGTTCTAAAACATGACAGATTTGAACAGAATcaaatagaactgaaaaataccaatcaaaatttaaaatggaataaaatatttaaaagttagataaaacaaaata is a window encoding:
- the LOC113179769 gene encoding protocadherin beta-14-like, which produces MGIRGACTLRKRQVLVFFVLLGLSWADTESTRYFVAEETEIGSFVTNLARDLGLEVEEMSSREARVVSDDNEKHLYLDLRTGDLLLNKKLDREELCGSTEPCVLHFQVVLENPLQFFRAELHVRDINDHSPTFLDKEILIKISESATIGTTFLIESAQDLDVGSNSLQNYTISPNSHFYIKIQDNEDGKIYPELVLDRALDHEEAPELTLTLTALDGGSPPRSGTTLVFIKVLDINDNAPEFVQSLYEVQVQEDTPIGSWIITISAKDLDTGNYGKIWYTFFHASEDIRKTFEINSISGEVNLRSQLDFEIIQSYSINIQATDGGGLSEKCTLLVKVLDINDNPPEITISSITKTIPENASETLVALFSVRDQDSGDNGRILCSIQDDLPFILKPTFKNFFTLVSEKALDRESRAKYNITITVTDLGTPRLKTEYSITVLISDVNDNAPAFTQVSYTLVVRENNQPALHIGSVSATDRDSGTNAQITYSLLPTQDPHLPLASLVSINADNGQLFALRALDFEALQAFEFHVGATDQGSPALSSQALVRVVVMDDNDNPPFVLYPMQNASAPCTELVPRAAEQGYLVTKVVAVDGDSGQNAWLSYQLLKATEPGLFGVWAHNGEVRTARLLSERDAARHRLVVLVKDNGEPPLSASVTLHVLLVDGFSQPYLPLPEVAPERTQGDSLTVYLVIALASVSSLFLFSVLVFVFVRLCRRRRAAPLGVYSVPEGHFPGHLVDVSGTGTLSQSYQYEVCLMGGNGISEFSFLKPNIPNPEVHDIGRNVGEKENFANSFGFNGQ